The genomic segment CCTGATTATAAAAGACCTTCTAAAAAATGGGGCAAACATCAACTTTGCCGATTCCATAGGTTCAACTCCTTTGATGCATGCAGCTTCAAACGGAAGATTAAAAAATGCAAGGTTATTACTTCGCCAGGGGGCCAATTTAAATGTCCTGGACAAAAAAGGATTATCGGCTACAGACTATGCCATAAAACATAACAATCAAAGAATATATTCCTACTTTACAGGATATTTTGAAAGACATCTTCCCAATTATTCGGATGGTCCATACATCAAATGGGTAAACCGGAAAAAAATCAAAATTACCTACCTCTTTCATGATTCCTTAAGAAACAGGACTTATGAGGTGATAAGCTTTTCGAAACTAAAGAATGATATTTTTACTTTAAATATATACGATATAAATTCTGTATTTCAGTGTAATAAAAATATTGATAAAAGTTATTTCCAGGACACAGCCCAGATTTTTGTAGTAGGGGATGTACATGGCGGCTATGAAGGCATGAAAAATCTCCTGATCAACAATCATATTGTTGATAGTCAATTAAAATGGAACTGGGCCAACAACCATCTGGTATTTATGGGTGATATTTTTGACCGTGGGGATGGAGTTACACAATCACTTTGGTTGATTTATAAATTAGAATGTCAATCTGCAAGTTATGGAGGTCATGTTCATCTTTTATTAGGGAATCATGAAATCATAAATCTTACCAAAGACTCCCATTATCTCTCCAAGAAATATTTCTATCTTTTCAAAAACTTAAATTTAAACTATACATCCCATTATAAAAGCAATTATGAATTAGGCCGTTGGCTCAGGACGAAAAATACAATCCTGCGCATCAATGATGTAGTTTTTGTCCATGGGGGATTATCCCCCATGCTGGCTTCAATGACTTCAAATATAGATTCTTTGAACAACACCATAAGACGCTATCTTCAAAATCAACGGTACTCCAGGAATGATCCCGTATTTCAGAATTTTTTGCTGGGTGAACAGGGTCCATTTTGGTACAGAGGCTATATTGAGGATAATCTGGACTACTCAAAAATAAAAGATAACGAATTGGATACTGTACTGAAAAAATTTAATGCAAATTTCATAGTCATAGGACATTCAAATGTTGACCAAATAAAAGCCATTGACAACAATAGGGTTTTCGTCACTGATGTGCCTTTCTACCAAAAAACCTTATACAGCCCCCAGGGGCTTCTGATCAACAAAACAGGATTTTTCCGGGCCAATCTTAACGGGACCAAGGAAATTATAGTTAAGAAAAATTGATCCATCCATTTTGATGATTTCTAAATCTTCCATACTATTACTCCACTTTTGAACAGAAAAAATCAGCCATTTCTCTTTTTTTTTCGTACAAGATTATAATTTTCTTTTTGAAAATCAATGGAGAAAATTTCCCCTGATCGGAATAAGTTCATTCATTTTCAGCCCTAAGACGATTACTAGTTTGCCGGAAGGAAAAATGGTTGAAAAAAGATTTACAAAATTTTCAAGATAATTATCCAATCTCAGGTAGGGCTAAGTGTGAAAATATTTA from the Bacteroidota bacterium genome contains:
- a CDS encoding metallophosphoesterase encodes the protein EIIRQDAALSNFRIENYLHYAVIYQQTKIFHCLISQQNFTPKSPDFLNKLLITASEYPQTLIIKDLLKNGANINFADSIGSTPLMHAASNGRLKNARLLLRQGANLNVLDKKGLSATDYAIKHNNQRIYSYFTGYFERHLPNYSDGPYIKWVNRKKIKITYLFHDSLRNRTYEVISFSKLKNDIFTLNIYDINSVFQCNKNIDKSYFQDTAQIFVVGDVHGGYEGMKNLLINNHIVDSQLKWNWANNHLVFMGDIFDRGDGVTQSLWLIYKLECQSASYGGHVHLLLGNHEIINLTKDSHYLSKKYFYLFKNLNLNYTSHYKSNYELGRWLRTKNTILRINDVVFVHGGLSPMLASMTSNIDSLNNTIRRYLQNQRYSRNDPVFQNFLLGEQGPFWYRGYIEDNLDYSKIKDNELDTVLKKFNANFIVIGHSNVDQIKAIDNNRVFVTDVPFYQKTLYSPQGLLINKTGFFRANLNGTKEIIVKKN